From the genome of Sulfitobacter sp. DSM 110093, one region includes:
- the ftsY gene encoding signal recognition particle-docking protein FtsY, producing the protein MAFFTKLKDRLFKSSSKIDEGLEAIVSDGGETEAEAAPVDAVMDQPGAAPDVMPDGQEDSGPMLAAEEDEQAPEPAPTPEPDPVPEPTPAPEPVTIPDPEPAPTPEPEPQPRPAPEPEPTPEPEQMPPAVDPEPAPTPSEVPPVDLREAMTPVAPALDETPADAASAKPGILGRLMGRSTAQTVVRRTLDDDMLEQLEELLISADMGVDTALRVTANMAEGRFGKKLSVAEIKQLLASEVSRIMEPVARPLPIYSKTPQVVLVVGVNGSGKTTTIGKLASQFRAAGKKVVIAAGDTFRAAAVEQLQVWGERAGVPVLTAAQGSDPASLAFDAMGRAQEEGADLLLIDTAGRLQNRGDLMEELAKIVRVIRKKDETAPHNTLLVLDATTGQNAVNQVKVFQEISDVSGLVMTKLDGTAKGGVLVALADRFGLPIHAVGVGEQIDDLSPFDPDEFAAALVGTDA; encoded by the coding sequence ATGGCCTTCTTCACGAAGCTCAAGGACCGCTTGTTCAAATCCTCGTCCAAGATCGACGAGGGGCTAGAGGCGATTGTCAGCGATGGCGGCGAAACGGAGGCCGAAGCGGCCCCCGTGGATGCGGTGATGGACCAGCCCGGCGCGGCGCCTGATGTGATGCCCGACGGGCAGGAGGACAGCGGCCCGATGCTGGCCGCTGAAGAGGATGAGCAGGCACCCGAACCCGCCCCAACGCCTGAGCCGGACCCAGTACCAGAGCCAACCCCTGCGCCTGAGCCGGTAACTATACCCGACCCCGAACCTGCTCCAACGCCTGAGCCGGAGCCGCAGCCAAGGCCCGCGCCTGAACCCGAACCAACGCCTGAGCCCGAACAGATGCCGCCCGCCGTTGATCCTGAACCCGCTCCGACCCCTTCAGAAGTTCCCCCAGTCGACCTGCGCGAAGCGATGACCCCGGTTGCGCCTGCGCTGGACGAAACCCCTGCCGATGCCGCGTCCGCCAAGCCGGGTATTTTGGGCCGCCTGATGGGCCGCAGCACGGCTCAGACCGTGGTGCGCCGAACGCTTGACGATGACATGCTCGAACAGCTCGAAGAGTTGTTGATCAGCGCCGATATGGGCGTTGATACGGCCCTGCGGGTCACCGCGAATATGGCCGAGGGGCGCTTTGGCAAGAAACTGTCGGTGGCAGAGATCAAACAACTGCTCGCCAGCGAAGTTAGCCGCATCATGGAGCCTGTGGCGCGGCCCCTGCCGATCTATTCCAAGACCCCGCAGGTCGTGCTCGTAGTCGGCGTGAACGGCTCGGGCAAGACCACGACCATCGGCAAGCTGGCCTCGCAATTCCGTGCGGCGGGCAAGAAGGTCGTGATCGCCGCGGGTGACACTTTCCGCGCCGCCGCGGTGGAGCAATTGCAGGTCTGGGGCGAACGCGCAGGGGTGCCCGTGCTGACCGCAGCGCAGGGCAGCGACCCCGCCAGCCTTGCCTTCGACGCCATGGGCCGCGCGCAGGAGGAAGGCGCCGATCTGCTGCTGATCGACACCGCAGGCCGTTTGCAAAACCGGGGCGACCTGATGGAGGAATTGGCCAAAATCGTCCGCGTCATCCGCAAAAAGGACGAGACCGCGCCGCATAACACGCTTTTGGTGCTGGACGCGACGACCGGGCAGAACGCGGTTAATCAGGTGAAGGTTTTCCAGGAGATTTCGGATGTCAGCGGTCTGGTTATGACCAAACTCGACGGCACCGCCAAGGGCGGCGTGCTGGTGGCGCTGGCAGATCGCTTTGGCCTGCCGATCCATGCTGTCGGTGTGGGCGAGCAGATCGATGACCTGTCTCCCTTTGATCCCGATGAATTTGCCGCCGCATTGGTTGGTACGGATGCCTAA
- a CDS encoding MgtC/SapB family protein — translation MLESLLDDLTNSFSAVPVTVAAARLLMAAFLAGVVGYERERRDKPAGLRTHIMVAIAACLFIIIGQELSSLEFGDGDQMRFDPLRLIEAVTAGVAFLAAGIIFTSNGEVRNITTGASMWLAGAIGLSCGAGQILLACLTAGIVVSVLTVLRWIERKLGTHE, via the coding sequence ATGCTCGAAAGCCTACTTGATGACCTGACCAATAGTTTCTCTGCCGTACCGGTCACCGTCGCCGCTGCGCGGCTGCTGATGGCGGCGTTTCTTGCGGGTGTCGTGGGGTATGAGCGCGAGCGGCGCGACAAGCCTGCGGGGCTGCGAACGCATATCATGGTCGCCATCGCGGCCTGCCTTTTCATCATTATCGGGCAAGAGCTTAGCAGCTTGGAATTCGGAGACGGCGACCAGATGCGTTTCGACCCTCTACGCCTGATCGAAGCGGTCACGGCGGGCGTCGCCTTCCTCGCCGCAGGGATCATTTTCACATCCAACGGCGAAGTGCGCAACATCACCACTGGCGCATCGATGTGGCTGGCGGGGGCGATTGGTTTGTCATGTGGCGCAGGGCAAATTTTACTGGCCTGCCTCACCGCGGGGATCGTGGTCAGCGTTCTGACGGTTCTGCGTTGGATTGAGCGAAAGCTCGGCACCCACGAGTAA
- a CDS encoding DMT family transporter yields the protein MTEWLLSIEGTPAGHTAALWLALSAAFLHAVFGALQKGRHDPWLTRGAIDASYCVMAAPFALFVVPWPEPHMWLIFLGAFVIHVIYKLLQAWAYTKGAYTVVYPVVRGTGPLFAVVGAYLIFGERFNAVQWLGVAVLLSGIFGLAVYNLRNLVAARDTLHAALGLAVLTGLFVALYTTYDAYGIRATADPFTFLAWFFMIDGLVMPVIAWGRWQRMENPPEVAPLMLRGVIGGFIAFASFGSVMLATRLDKVGEAAVLRETSTVFAALIGVLVLKETVGPRRIALMALIAGGAVIVEMGG from the coding sequence ATGACCGAATGGCTTCTGTCAATCGAAGGCACCCCTGCGGGCCATACCGCAGCGCTTTGGCTGGCGCTCTCGGCGGCCTTTCTACATGCGGTATTTGGCGCGTTGCAAAAGGGGCGACATGATCCGTGGCTGACACGCGGGGCGATTGATGCGTCCTATTGCGTGATGGCCGCGCCGTTTGCATTGTTCGTCGTGCCATGGCCCGAGCCGCATATGTGGCTGATTTTCCTCGGCGCTTTCGTGATCCATGTGATCTATAAGCTGTTGCAGGCTTGGGCCTATACCAAGGGCGCTTATACGGTGGTCTACCCGGTGGTGCGCGGCACGGGGCCGCTTTTTGCCGTGGTGGGGGCCTATCTGATCTTTGGTGAGCGGTTCAACGCGGTGCAGTGGCTGGGAGTGGCCGTGCTGCTCAGCGGTATCTTCGGGCTGGCGGTTTATAACCTGCGCAATCTGGTCGCGGCCCGCGATACGCTGCACGCGGCCTTGGGGCTTGCGGTGCTGACGGGCTTGTTCGTGGCGCTTTACACCACATATGACGCCTATGGCATTCGCGCCACGGCGGACCCGTTTACCTTCCTCGCGTGGTTTTTCATGATCGACGGGCTGGTGATGCCGGTGATTGCATGGGGGCGCTGGCAACGGATGGAGAACCCGCCGGAAGTGGCGCCGCTGATGCTGCGCGGCGTGATCGGCGGGTTCATTGCTTTCGCGAGCTTTGGGTCGGTCATGCTGGCCACGCGGCTAGATAAGGTGGGCGAGGCGGCGGTGCTGCGCGAGACTTCGACCGTTTTCGCCGCGCTGATCGGCGTGCTGGTGCTGAAAGAAACCGTCGGCCCGCGCCGCATTGCGCTGATGGCGCTGATCGCGGGCGGGGCGGTGATTGTTGAAATGGGCGGCTGA
- a CDS encoding inner membrane-spanning protein YciB: MSEPREINPMLRAGLEYGPVLAFLVAYLWLKDNTYTFGGTEYDGFIVVTAMFVPLLVLSTGALWALTGKLSRMQVATVVLVVIFGGLSVWLNDDRFFKMKPTLIYVLFGGLLAVGLLRGQSYLKYVMEEMMPLRDEGWMLLTKRLMFFFFGLALANELIWRFFSTDTWVYFKTFGLTAAIFVFFMAQGKLFEAYGEKKDQS, from the coding sequence ATGTCAGAACCAAGAGAGATCAACCCAATGCTGCGTGCAGGCTTGGAATACGGGCCGGTGCTGGCCTTCCTCGTCGCCTATCTGTGGCTCAAGGATAACACCTACACCTTTGGCGGGACCGAATATGACGGCTTCATCGTTGTTACTGCGATGTTCGTGCCTTTGCTGGTGCTGTCGACCGGGGCGCTTTGGGCGCTGACGGGCAAGCTGAGCCGGATGCAGGTCGCCACCGTGGTGCTGGTGGTGATCTTTGGCGGGCTGTCGGTCTGGCTGAACGACGACCGCTTTTTCAAGATGAAACCGACGTTGATCTATGTGCTTTTCGGTGGCCTCTTGGCGGTTGGCCTGCTGCGCGGGCAGTCGTACCTAAAATACGTCATGGAAGAGATGATGCCCCTGCGCGATGAGGGCTGGATGCTGCTGACCAAGCGGCTGATGTTTTTCTTCTTTGGTTTGGCGCTGGCGAATGAGCTCATCTGGCGGTTCTTCTCGACTGACACATGGGTCTACTTCAAAACCTTTGGCCTGACGGCGGCGATTTTCGTTTTCTTCATGGCGCAGGGCAAATTATTCGAAGCTTACGGCGAGAAGAAAGACCAAAGCTGA
- the metZ gene encoding O-succinylhomoserine sulfhydrylase — MSNDRHPRTQAIHAGTRRSQYGEVSEAIYLTQGFVYDSAEQAEARFEEIGPDEFIYARYGNPTVAMFEDRIATLEGAEDAFATASGMAAVSGALISMLKAGDHVVSARALFGSCIYVLEEILGRYGVEVTFVDGSDLAAWEAAIRDDTRAVFFESVANPTLEVIDIEAVAELAHAKGALVVVDNVFATPVFSRAISQGADVVVYSATKHIDGQGRALGGVVLGSRDFIRGTLEPYMKHTGGSMSPFTAWIMLKGLETIDLRVRAQAASAQELAEALEGHAALARVLYPGLSAHPQNALAVQQMGAGGTVLSIDLKGGKAAAFAFLNALQVGVISNNLGDAKTIVTHPATTTHQRLPQETKDLLGITPGLVRVSVGLEYTGDLKADLLQALDAAAA; from the coding sequence ATGAGCAACGACCGTCACCCACGCACCCAAGCGATCCACGCAGGCACCCGCCGCAGCCAGTATGGCGAGGTGAGCGAGGCGATCTACCTCACCCAAGGGTTCGTCTATGACAGCGCCGAACAGGCGGAGGCGCGGTTTGAAGAGATCGGCCCGGATGAGTTCATCTACGCCCGCTATGGCAACCCCACGGTCGCCATGTTCGAAGACCGTATCGCCACGCTGGAAGGGGCCGAAGATGCATTCGCCACGGCCAGCGGCATGGCGGCGGTCTCGGGTGCGCTGATCTCAATGCTGAAAGCGGGCGATCATGTGGTGTCGGCCCGGGCCCTTTTCGGCTCCTGTATCTATGTGCTCGAAGAAATCCTTGGCCGCTATGGCGTTGAGGTCACTTTCGTCGATGGCAGCGATCTGGCTGCATGGGAGGCCGCGATCCGCGACGACACCCGCGCGGTGTTCTTTGAATCCGTTGCCAATCCCACGCTTGAGGTGATCGACATCGAAGCCGTCGCCGAACTGGCCCATGCCAAGGGCGCGCTGGTGGTGGTCGATAACGTGTTTGCCACGCCGGTGTTCTCCCGTGCGATTTCGCAGGGGGCGGATGTGGTGGTCTATTCGGCGACCAAACATATCGACGGGCAGGGCCGCGCGCTTGGCGGGGTGGTGCTGGGCAGCCGTGATTTCATCCGCGGCACGCTTGAGCCCTATATGAAACACACTGGCGGCTCGATGAGCCCGTTCACCGCGTGGATCATGCTTAAGGGATTGGAAACCATTGACCTTCGCGTGCGGGCACAGGCGGCCAGCGCACAAGAATTGGCCGAAGCGCTGGAAGGGCATGCGGCGTTGGCGCGGGTGCTTTACCCCGGCCTCTCCGCGCATCCTCAAAACGCGCTGGCGGTGCAGCAGATGGGGGCAGGGGGCACGGTGCTCTCAATCGACCTCAAAGGCGGCAAAGCGGCGGCTTTCGCTTTTCTGAATGCGCTGCAGGTTGGGGTGATTTCCAACAACCTCGGCGATGCAAAGACCATCGTGACCCACCCCGCGACCACGACGCACCAGCGTTTGCCGCAGGAAACCAAAGACCTTTTGGGCATTACGCCGGGCCTCGTGCGGGTCAGCGTGGGGCTGGAATATACTGGCGATCTCAAGGCCGATCTGCTGCAAGCCTTGGACGCGGCGGCGGCCTGA
- the folE2 gene encoding GTP cyclohydrolase FolE2 produces the protein MNIVTEMSETPDRSAAEAALATLRAWADTATPAEIAALDPAMARMLAPADYPALSRAYPEDFTAGDNYRASLPDLQNGPSSLIRGAQQLIQHVGISNFRLPIRYRSREGGDLRLETSVTGSVSLDAEKKGINMSRIMRSFYRHAEATFSFEVIEAALDDYKTDLESLDARIQMRFSFPMKIGSLRSGLTGYQYYDIALELVEQDGERKKIVHLDYVYSSTCPCSLELSEHARETRGQLATPHSQRSVARISVETQDEGDCLWFEDLVEICRRAVPTETQVMVKREDEQAFAELNAANPIFVEDAARLFCEQLLADGRVGDFRIVASHQESLHSHDAISVLTQGDTFAAQSIDPKMFNTLFHVG, from the coding sequence ATGAACATCGTGACAGAGATGTCCGAAACACCGGATCGAAGCGCGGCGGAGGCTGCGCTCGCCACACTGCGCGCTTGGGCCGATACGGCCACCCCGGCAGAGATCGCAGCCCTCGATCCGGCGATGGCGCGGATGCTCGCGCCCGCTGACTACCCGGCGCTGAGCCGTGCCTACCCCGAGGACTTCACCGCAGGCGACAACTACCGCGCCAGCCTGCCGGATCTGCAAAACGGCCCCTCCAGCCTGATCCGGGGCGCGCAGCAGTTGATCCAGCATGTCGGCATCTCGAACTTTCGCCTGCCGATCCGTTACCGCAGCCGTGAGGGCGGGGATTTGCGCCTTGAAACCTCAGTCACCGGCTCGGTCTCGCTCGACGCGGAGAAGAAGGGCATCAACATGTCCCGCATCATGCGCAGCTTTTACCGCCACGCCGAGGCGACCTTTAGCTTTGAGGTGATCGAAGCGGCGCTGGATGATTATAAGACCGATCTCGAAAGCTTGGATGCGCGGATCCAGATGCGCTTCTCTTTCCCGATGAAGATCGGCAGTTTGCGCTCGGGGCTGACGGGCTATCAGTATTACGACATCGCACTGGAACTGGTTGAGCAGGACGGAGAGCGCAAAAAGATCGTGCATCTCGATTACGTCTATTCCAGCACCTGCCCCTGTTCGCTGGAACTCAGCGAACACGCGCGGGAAACGCGGGGGCAGTTGGCCACGCCGCACTCGCAGCGTTCCGTGGCGCGTATTTCAGTCGAGACTCAGGACGAGGGCGATTGTCTGTGGTTCGAAGACTTGGTCGAAATATGCCGCCGCGCTGTGCCGACTGAGACGCAGGTGATGGTCAAACGCGAGGATGAACAGGCGTTCGCCGAACTTAACGCCGCCAATCCGATCTTCGTTGAGGATGCCGCGCGGCTGTTTTGTGAACAGCTTTTGGCCGATGGGCGGGTAGGCGATTTTCGCATTGTCGCCAGCCATCAGGAAAGTCTGCACAGCCATGACGCAATCAGTGTGTTGACCCAAGGCGATACTTTCGCGGCGCAAAGTATTGATCCCAAAATGTTCAACACGCTGTTCCACGTCGGTTGA
- a CDS encoding TrkH family potassium uptake protein, producing MLDIRPVGYVVGLLVAVLGLAMIIPILVDLAEGRGQWWVFVESALITTLGGGMIALASANGVREGLTIQQTFMLTTGVWLMLPLFGALPFVLGATDASVTDAIFEAMSGLTTTGATVLSGLEDLPKGLLIWRGILQWLGGIGIVVVAMVFLPELRVGGMQIFKSESFDTFGKILPRAGQIATQISVIYLWLTLACMLSYLALGMTTFDATVHALTTVSTGGFSNYDASFSTFSGPAEYVAVVFMILAALPFVRYVQLINGNPVALHRDPQVRGFLMTVAVLVGVVFLVLRSGFTYDSEQMLREALFNITSIISGTGYASADYMQWGGFAVALFFFIGLIGGCAGSTTCSIKIFRYQLLFASIRAQLRRIRSPHGIFTPRYDGRPVGADVLSSVMSFFMFFVVSLGLISVALSLTGLDFVTSVSGAAAALANIGPGLGPIIGPAGNFGSLNDTAKWILIIAMWIGRLELMAVYVMFTAKFWRA from the coding sequence ATGTTGGATATACGACCTGTCGGATATGTGGTGGGCCTTTTGGTGGCCGTGCTTGGCCTTGCCATGATCATCCCGATCTTGGTCGATCTGGCCGAGGGTCGGGGCCAATGGTGGGTTTTTGTCGAAAGCGCACTAATCACGACGCTGGGCGGCGGTATGATCGCCCTCGCCAGTGCCAATGGGGTCCGCGAAGGGCTGACCATCCAACAAACATTTATGCTGACCACCGGCGTCTGGCTGATGCTGCCGCTTTTCGGGGCTTTGCCATTCGTTCTGGGCGCGACCGATGCTAGCGTGACTGATGCGATATTTGAGGCCATGTCGGGGCTGACCACCACGGGGGCCACGGTCCTGTCGGGGCTGGAGGACCTGCCCAAGGGACTGCTGATCTGGCGCGGTATCCTGCAATGGTTGGGCGGCATCGGTATCGTCGTTGTCGCCATGGTATTTCTGCCCGAACTGCGGGTCGGTGGGATGCAGATCTTTAAGTCTGAATCCTTTGACACATTTGGAAAGATCCTGCCCCGCGCAGGTCAGATCGCCACGCAGATTTCGGTGATTTACCTCTGGCTGACGCTAGCCTGCATGCTGAGCTATCTTGCCCTTGGGATGACGACCTTTGACGCGACGGTTCATGCGCTGACCACTGTGTCGACAGGTGGTTTTTCGAACTACGACGCGTCGTTCAGCACCTTCTCCGGCCCCGCCGAATATGTCGCCGTGGTTTTCATGATCCTCGCGGCGTTGCCGTTCGTACGCTATGTGCAGCTGATCAATGGCAACCCTGTGGCGCTGCACCGTGATCCGCAGGTGCGTGGCTTTCTGATGACGGTGGCGGTTCTGGTGGGGGTTGTGTTCCTCGTCCTGCGCAGCGGCTTTACTTATGACAGCGAGCAGATGTTGCGCGAGGCGTTGTTTAACATCACGTCGATCATCTCTGGCACGGGCTATGCCTCGGCGGATTATATGCAGTGGGGCGGTTTTGCCGTGGCGCTGTTTTTCTTCATCGGGTTGATTGGTGGTTGTGCGGGGTCGACGACCTGTTCGATCAAGATCTTCCGCTATCAGTTGCTTTTCGCGTCCATCCGCGCTCAGCTGCGGCGCATCCGTTCGCCGCATGGCATCTTTACCCCGCGCTATGATGGCCGCCCGGTCGGGGCCGACGTTCTGAGCTCGGTCATGTCATTCTTTATGTTCTTCGTGGTGTCTCTGGGGCTGATCTCCGTCGCACTCAGCCTGACGGGGCTAGATTTTGTTACGTCAGTCTCAGGGGCGGCAGCGGCATTGGCCAATATCGGGCCGGGCTTGGGGCCGATCATCGGTCCGGCCGGAAATTTCGGCAGCCTGAACGACACGGCGAAGTGGATCCTCATCATCGCCATGTGGATCGGGCGGCTGGAATTGATGGCGGTCTATGTGATGTTCACCGCGAAGTTCTGGCGCGCTTGA
- a CDS encoding serine protease: MKRFLFAPVAMFLALSLSWAGLARAQSAEDVVWVQIEAQPSLAEATDRARAYETLLDDVSGFSLGGGWYGIAVGPYRRADAELVLRSYVRDGLVPRDSFIQQSNRFRQQFWPVGANVLDTGVIDPPAGFEAETADPETATAETTPEVTTTPLDPAATEGDSTAGEDPAETIAAPAPPEPDETPAEARRSERALSPAERRDLQVALQWAGFYDAAIDGAFGRGTRASMGEWQSANGYDQTGVLTTRQRAALMAQYNAVLDGLGLQMVRDEKAGIEIMMPTAEVAFARYEPPFAHYDASGNIGARVLLISQPGNRDTLYGLYDIMQTLEIVPLDGPRERKRDSFELIGENGSIISQTQVSLENGQIKGFTLIWPAGDEDRRRRVIAEMSKSLTRLPAVLDAAAGNNDAQAIDLVAGLQIRQPKIARSGFFIDSNGAVVTTSEAVASCTRVTLDADTDATVVATDDASGLALLKPESRLAPLAVAEFSNSAPRLQSEISVAGYSYEGVLSAATLTFGALSDLKGLNGEDTLKRLAVKAQPGDSGGPVFDDNGHVVGMLLPRTDSDRKLPEDVSFALDGAVILKAAQNAGLNSKMAQSTAAPIAPRDLTLRAQGMTVLVSCWE, from the coding sequence ATGAAGCGATTTCTTTTTGCCCCCGTGGCGATGTTTTTGGCCCTGAGCCTGTCTTGGGCCGGGCTTGCACGGGCGCAATCGGCAGAGGATGTCGTTTGGGTACAGATTGAGGCGCAACCGTCTTTGGCAGAGGCCACAGACCGGGCGCGCGCCTATGAAACCCTGTTGGATGACGTGAGCGGCTTTTCCTTGGGTGGCGGTTGGTACGGCATCGCCGTTGGCCCCTACCGCCGGGCAGATGCCGAACTGGTGCTGCGCAGCTATGTCCGCGACGGTCTGGTGCCGCGTGACAGTTTCATTCAGCAATCGAACCGCTTTCGCCAGCAGTTCTGGCCCGTGGGTGCCAATGTGCTTGATACCGGTGTGATTGACCCGCCTGCGGGTTTTGAGGCTGAAACTGCCGACCCTGAAACAGCGACTGCTGAAACAACACCAGAAGTCACGACAACCCCGCTCGATCCGGCCGCGACAGAGGGCGATAGCACCGCAGGCGAAGATCCTGCTGAAACAATTGCCGCCCCCGCGCCGCCCGAACCGGATGAGACCCCGGCAGAGGCGCGTCGTTCTGAACGCGCCCTCTCTCCGGCAGAGCGCCGAGACTTGCAAGTCGCCTTGCAATGGGCCGGTTTTTACGACGCTGCGATTGATGGCGCTTTTGGCCGCGGCACCCGCGCGTCAATGGGGGAATGGCAGTCGGCAAACGGCTACGACCAGACAGGCGTGCTGACCACCCGGCAGCGTGCCGCGCTGATGGCGCAGTATAACGCCGTGCTGGATGGGCTGGGCCTGCAAATGGTGCGTGACGAGAAGGCCGGGATCGAAATCATGATGCCCACGGCCGAGGTTGCCTTTGCCCGTTATGAGCCACCCTTTGCGCATTACGATGCCAGCGGCAATATCGGTGCGCGGGTTCTGTTGATCAGCCAGCCGGGCAACCGCGACACGCTCTATGGTCTTTATGACATCATGCAAACCCTAGAGATCGTGCCGCTGGACGGCCCACGCGAGCGCAAGCGCGACTCGTTCGAGTTGATCGGTGAAAACGGCAGCATCATCAGCCAGACGCAGGTCTCGCTGGAGAATGGTCAGATCAAAGGCTTCACGCTTATCTGGCCCGCCGGTGACGAAGACCGTCGTCGCCGCGTGATTGCCGAGATGTCCAAAAGTCTGACCCGCCTGCCCGCTGTACTGGACGCCGCTGCCGGCAACAACGACGCCCAAGCGATTGATCTGGTCGCGGGCTTGCAAATCCGTCAGCCCAAGATCGCCCGCAGCGGCTTTTTCATTGATAGCAACGGCGCAGTTGTGACCACCAGCGAAGCGGTCGCCTCATGCACCCGCGTGACGCTGGACGCCGATACCGACGCCACAGTTGTCGCCACGGATGACGCCAGCGGCCTTGCGTTGCTCAAGCCCGAAAGCCGTCTGGCCCCTCTGGCCGTGGCGGAGTTCAGCAACAGCGCACCGCGCCTGCAGTCGGAAATCTCCGTGGCGGGCTACTCCTACGAAGGTGTTCTGAGTGCGGCGACCCTGACCTTTGGCGCATTGTCTGACCTTAAAGGCCTGAACGGCGAAGACACCCTCAAGCGGCTGGCCGTAAAAGCGCAGCCCGGCGATTCAGGTGGCCCGGTCTTTGACGATAACGGCCATGTGGTTGGCATGTTGCTGCCCCGCACCGATAGCGACCGCAAGCTGCCCGAAGACGTAAGCTTTGCCCTCGACGGTGCTGTGATCCTCAAGGCCGCGCAAAACGCGGGGCTGAACAGCAAGATGGCGCAAAGCACCGCTGCCCCTATCGCGCCGCGCGACCTGACGCTGCGCGCACAGGGCATGACCGTTCTGGTTAGCTGCTGGGAGTAA
- a CDS encoding glycine--tRNA ligase subunit alpha — MSDAAQKPRSFQEIILALQSYWARQGCAILQPYDMEVGAGTFHPATTLRSLGNMPWAAAYVQPSRRPTDGRYGENPNRLQHYYQYQVLIKPSPPNLQDLYLGSLEAIGIDMALHDIRFVEDDWESPTLGAWGLGWEVWCDGMEVSQFTYFQQVGGHDCHPVSGELTYGLERLAMYVLGVDHVMGMPFNSPDAPIPLTYGDVFKQTEEEFARWNFDTANTEVLLDQFNEAEAHCQFILEQPAEDPKTGKRIVMAHPAYDQCIKASHIFNLLDARGVISVTERQAYIGRVRALAKRCADAFVQTRAGGWTPDAESTA, encoded by the coding sequence ATGTCTGACGCGGCGCAGAAACCACGCTCTTTTCAAGAGATCATCCTTGCATTGCAGAGCTATTGGGCGCGGCAGGGCTGCGCGATCTTGCAACCCTATGACATGGAAGTGGGCGCGGGCACCTTTCACCCTGCCACCACGCTGCGCAGCCTTGGCAACATGCCTTGGGCCGCGGCCTATGTACAACCCTCGCGCCGCCCCACCGATGGGCGCTATGGTGAGAACCCCAACCGCTTGCAGCATTATTACCAGTACCAAGTGCTGATCAAACCCAGCCCGCCCAATCTGCAAGACCTGTACCTCGGCTCGCTAGAGGCGATCGGCATCGACATGGCGCTGCATGACATCCGTTTTGTCGAAGACGACTGGGAAAGCCCGACGCTGGGCGCGTGGGGTCTGGGCTGGGAAGTCTGGTGTGACGGAATGGAAGTTAGCCAGTTCACCTATTTCCAACAGGTCGGCGGTCACGACTGCCACCCCGTCTCGGGTGAGCTGACCTATGGGTTGGAACGTTTGGCGATGTATGTGCTGGGCGTCGATCACGTGATGGGCATGCCGTTTAACAGCCCCGACGCGCCGATCCCGCTGACCTATGGCGATGTGTTCAAACAGACCGAAGAGGAATTCGCGCGCTGGAACTTTGACACCGCCAATACCGAGGTGCTGCTGGATCAGTTCAACGAGGCTGAGGCACACTGCCAGTTCATCCTCGAACAGCCCGCCGAAGATCCCAAAACCGGCAAGCGCATCGTCATGGCGCACCCAGCCTATGACCAATGTATCAAGGCGAGCCATATCTTCAACCTGCTCGACGCGCGCGGCGTGATCTCGGTCACCGAACGGCAGGCCTATATCGGGCGCGTGCGGGCCTTGGCCAAGCGATGCGCCGATGCCTTCGTGCAGACCCGTGCGGGCGGCTGGACGCCTGACGCGGAAAGCACGGCATGA
- a CDS encoding DUF6446 family protein, translating to MSGKIVGIVILVSALIAGAALYYLQIYGFYHEVPEAKVELVSLTSQEAEEIAADNLQAIDADSSPIRFRACFTHDISLAMATETYEMTDHTDPRNAPGWFDCFDAPAIGAEIEAGTALTFLGGKNVHYGVDRIVALTDDGRGYIWHELNDCGEKSYDGTVVGEACPERPAN from the coding sequence ATGAGCGGCAAGATTGTTGGCATCGTGATCCTTGTATCTGCGCTGATCGCCGGGGCTGCACTTTATTATTTGCAGATCTACGGCTTCTATCACGAGGTGCCCGAAGCCAAGGTCGAACTTGTCTCGCTGACCTCGCAAGAGGCGGAAGAGATCGCCGCAGACAATCTGCAAGCCATCGACGCTGACAGCTCTCCGATCAGGTTCCGCGCATGCTTTACACATGACATCAGCCTTGCCATGGCGACCGAGACCTATGAGATGACCGACCACACCGATCCGCGTAACGCGCCGGGCTGGTTCGATTGTTTCGACGCCCCGGCCATCGGGGCCGAGATTGAGGCTGGCACCGCGCTGACCTTCCTTGGCGGCAAGAACGTGCACTACGGCGTCGACCGGATTGTGGCACTGACCGACGACGGGCGCGGCTATATTTGGCATGAGCTTAACGACTGCGGTGAGAAGTCATATGACGGTACCGTGGTGGGCGAGGCCTGCCCAGAGCGGCCTGCGAACTAA